In Streptomyces sp. NBC_00569, a single genomic region encodes these proteins:
- a CDS encoding amino acid deaminase — MAADSAVNAVARLRDLDLERVDHRFKGLPPDAEGLTVGELAAERRNLFTGGFTTPVLALSAERLEHNLALMETYATNHGLAFAPHGKTSMAPQLFHRQIEHGAWGITLAVPHQVRVARAFGIERIFLANELVDPAALRWLAGELDRDPGFRFICYVDSVRGVELMDAALAEAGATRPVDVVVELGAGEGARTGVRTEDECFDLANAVAAADTLRLVGVAGYEGEVPDASPETVGAWLRRLTGLLVDLDKANRFADLDEIVVSAGGSAWFDSVAEVFTELPELSAPVLKLLRSGAYVSHDDGHYKHLTPFNRVPEEGALHPAFRLWAQVVSRPTPEQAFTNAGKRDAAYDLDLPEAQVVRDARTGEVREATGVTVTGLSDQHGWVRTDRGEDLAVGDWLGMGLSHPCTSFDKWQLIPLVEADGTVVDYVRTFF; from the coding sequence ATGGCCGCCGACAGCGCCGTCAACGCCGTAGCCCGTCTCAGGGATCTGGATCTCGAGCGGGTCGACCACCGCTTCAAGGGGCTGCCCCCGGACGCGGAAGGCCTGACCGTCGGCGAGCTCGCGGCCGAGCGCCGCAACCTCTTCACCGGCGGCTTCACCACCCCGGTCCTCGCACTCTCCGCCGAGCGCCTCGAGCACAACCTCGCGCTCATGGAGACATATGCCACCAACCACGGCCTGGCCTTCGCGCCCCACGGCAAGACCTCGATGGCGCCGCAGCTCTTCCACCGCCAGATCGAGCACGGCGCGTGGGGCATCACCCTCGCCGTCCCGCATCAGGTGCGGGTCGCCCGCGCCTTCGGCATCGAGCGGATCTTCCTCGCGAACGAGCTCGTCGACCCGGCCGCCCTGCGCTGGCTCGCGGGCGAACTCGACCGCGACCCCGGCTTCCGCTTCATCTGTTACGTCGACTCGGTGCGCGGCGTCGAGCTGATGGACGCCGCGCTCGCCGAGGCCGGGGCGACGCGCCCGGTCGACGTGGTCGTGGAGCTGGGCGCGGGCGAGGGCGCGCGCACGGGCGTGCGCACCGAGGACGAGTGCTTCGACCTCGCGAACGCCGTCGCGGCGGCGGACACGCTGCGCCTGGTCGGCGTCGCCGGTTACGAGGGCGAGGTACCCGACGCGTCGCCCGAGACCGTCGGGGCGTGGCTGCGCCGGCTCACCGGGCTGCTCGTCGACCTCGACAAGGCGAACCGCTTCGCGGACCTGGACGAGATCGTGGTCAGCGCGGGCGGCAGCGCCTGGTTCGACTCGGTGGCGGAGGTGTTCACCGAACTGCCCGAACTCTCCGCACCCGTACTGAAGTTGCTGCGCTCGGGCGCCTACGTGTCGCACGACGACGGCCACTACAAGCACCTGACGCCGTTCAACCGGGTGCCCGAGGAGGGTGCGCTGCACCCGGCGTTCCGGCTGTGGGCGCAGGTCGTCTCGCGCCCGACGCCGGAGCAGGCATTCACGAACGCGGGCAAGCGCGACGCGGCGTACGACCTCGATCTGCCCGAGGCACAGGTCGTGCGGGACGCCCGTACGGGCGAGGTGCGCGAGGCCACCGGCGTGACGGTGACGGGGCTTTCCGACCAGCACGGCTGGGTGCGCACGGACCGGGGCGAGGACCTGGCGGTGGGCGACTGGCTCGGCATGGGCCTGTCGCACCCGTGCACGTCGTTCGACAAGTGGCAGCTGATTCCTCTCGTCGAGGCGGACGGCACGGTCGTGGACTACGTCCGCACGTTCTTCTAG